From a single Vitis vinifera cultivar Pinot Noir 40024 chromosome 18, ASM3070453v1 genomic region:
- the LOC100243694 gene encoding WD repeat-containing protein PCN, with protein sequence MLEAYRNSSLDWNPSPVVALATSVDDSQVAAAREDGSVEIWLVSPGSVGWHCQLTIHGNPNSRVSSLVWCRSGSKNMPSGRLFSSSIDGSVSEWDLFDLKQKIVLDSIGVSIWQMAAAPYNDACLTQHELQHVGNGYLNDKLNNAEDEDKETSESEDDDSVELHEVSVFENPRVAMGCDDGCVRVYSITISDELTYNKSLPRVSGRILSVTWSPNASMIYSGSSDGFIRCWDAKLAHEIYRITVGLGGLGSGPELCIWSLLALRCGTLVSGDSNGSVQFWDSQHGTLLQAHSLHKGDVNALAAAPSHNRVFSAGSDGQVILYKLSSSDDTSSKGIKKWIYVSYVRAHTHDVRALTVAVPISQEDQLADEKDKRIHCKEKTVDKKDKRIRRKEKPVDFSYHKWAHLGVPMLVSAGDDTKLFAYSVKEFTKFRPHDICPAPQRVAMQLVLDTDVNKMPLLLVQASYWLDILCIHTKSGSVTDMGSSSYGALATTDLLVRVKSKASRKIICSTISASGSLFAYSDHVKPSLFELKSAHGRSAWTVNKRQLPQKLPFAHSMVFSCDSSRLMIAAYDRRIYVVDVGSSELVHTFTPYSEEHDEESPPGEPPITRMYTSSDGQWLAAINCFGDVYIFNLEIQRQHWFISRMDGASVTAGGFPPQNNNVLIITTSSNRVYAFDVEAKQLGEWSIQHTFVLPRRYQEFPGEVIGLSFPISSSSSTVIVYSARAMCLIDFGMPVDQEDERDLINSQDSAIIKKLQNSPINGRLKRKLKESGLDTKLNDRKNFEFCAFRDPVLFVGHLSKNSLLIIDKPWADVVRTFSAPVHRHIFGT encoded by the exons ATGCTCGAGGCTTATCGGAATAGCTCGTTAGATTGGAATCCCTCCCCAGTTGTAGCCCTAGCAACCAGCGTCGACGACTCGCAAGTTGCCGCCGCTCGGGAAGACGGTTCCGTTGAGATATGGCTCGTCTCTCCCGGCTCCGTCGGCTGGCATTGTCAACTG ACTATACACGGAAACCCTAATTCCAGAGTTTCATCGCTTGTTTGGTGTCGCTCTGGTTCGAAAAACATGCCTTCAGGTCGTTTGTTTTCTAGCAGTATTGATGGATCAGTTTCAGAGTGGGATCTTTTCGACTTGAAGCAAAAG ATTGTGTTAGATTCAATTGGGGTCTCGATATGGCAGATGGCTGCAGCACCTTACAATGATGCATGTCTTACTCAGCATGAGTTACAACATGTCGGGAATggatatttaaatgataaattaaataatgcGGAGGATGAAGATAAGGAGACCAGTGAAAGCGAAGATGATGATTCGGTTGAACTCCATGAGGTATCGGTCTTTGAAAATCCACGTGTAGCGATGGGTTGTGATGATGGTTGTGTGCGAGTATACAGTATTACCATTTCAGATGAGTTAACTTACAATAAATCATTGCCTAGGGTCAGTG GGCGAATATTAAGCGTGACATGGAGTCCCAACGCAAGTATGATATACTCAGGGAGTAGTGATGG GTTTATAAGATGCTGGGATGCTAAATTGGCTCATGAGATTTACAGAATAACAGTTGGGCTTGGAGGGTTAGGGAGTGGACCGGAACTTTGTATATGGTCATTACTTGCCCTGAG GTGTGGTACACTAGTTAGTGGAGATAGCAATGGTAGTGTTCAGTTTTGGGACAGTCAGCACGGAACTCTTTTGCAGGCACATTCTTTGCACAAGGGTGATGTCAATGCTCTGGCAGCAGCGCCTAGTCATAACAGGGTGTTCTCTGCTGGTTCTGATGGTCAG GTTATTCTTTATAAACTCTCTAGTAGTGATGACACTTCTTCAAAGGGGATAAAGAAATGGATCTATGTTAGTTATGTAAGAGCTCATACGCATGACGTCAGGGCCTTGACAGTTGCAGTACCCATCAGCCAAGAAG ATCAATTGGCCGATGAAAAGGATAAAAGGATTCATTGTAAAGAAAAGACCGTTGataaaaaggataaaagaaTTCGTCGTAAAGAAAAGCCTGTTGACTTTAGTTATCATAAATGGGCCCACCTGGGGGTTCCCATGCTAGTATCAGCAGGTGATGACACGAAGCTTTTTGCTTACTCTGTCAAAGAGTTCACGAAGTTCAGGCCACATGATATTTGCCCTGCACCTCAAAGAGTAGCAATGCAATTGGTTCTTGATACTGATGTCAATAAAATGCCTTTGCTTCTAGTCCAGGCTTCTTATTGGTTAGATATTCTATGTATTCACACAAAAAGTGGTTCTGTTACTGATATGGGGTCTAGCTCTTATGGGGCCCTTGCAACAACAGATCTGCTGGTTCGAGTTAAGAGTAAGGCATCTCGGAAGATCATTTGCAGCACCATTTCTGCTTCAGGGTCGCTTTTTGCATATTCTGACCATGTAAAACCTAGCCTCTTTGAATTGAAAAGTGCTCATGGTAGGAGTGCATGGACTGTTAATAAAAGGCAACTTCCTCAAAAACTCCCATTCGCCCATTCCATGGTTTTTAGTTGTGATTCTTCTCGGTTGATGATAGCAGCTTATGATAGACGGATATAT GTTGTGGATGTGGGAAGCTCAGAGCTAGTACATACCTTCACACCCTATAGTGAGGAGCATGATGAGGAATCTCCTCCTGGTGAGCCTCCAATAACAAGAATGTATACAAGCTCTGATGGGCAGTGGTTAGCTGCCATCAACTGCTTTGGGGATGTCTATATATTTAATCTGGAGATACAAAG GCAGCATTGGTTCATATCAAGAATGGATGGTGCCTCTGTTACTGCAGGAGGTTTTCCTCCTCAAAACAACAATGTGCTCATAATCACAACGTCTTCAAACCGGGTTTATGCATTTGATGTGGAGGCCAAACAGTTGGGAGAATGGTCAATCCAGCACACATTTGTTCTGCCCAGGAGATACCAGGAGTTTCCTGGGGAAGTTATTGGGCTTTCATTTCCAATATCTTCAAGTTCATCCACAGTTATTGTTTACAGTGCCAG GGCAATGTGCTTGATCGACTTTGGGATGCCAGTGGATCAAGAAGATGAGAGAGATTTGATAAATAGTCAGGATTCAGCTATCATCAAGAAGTTACAAAATTCACCCATTAATGGACGTCTGAAACGTAAGTTGAAAGAAAGTGGTTTAGATACTAAACTCAATGATAgaaagaattttgaattttgtgctTTCAGAGATCCTGTATTATTTGTTGGACACCTTTCAAAAAATTCCCTCTTGATCATAGACAAACCATGGGCGGACGTGGTTAGAACTTTCAGTGCCCCAGTTCACAGACATATTTTCGGGACATAA
- the LOC100854033 gene encoding protein SOB FIVE-LIKE 5 — translation MNISASQCSSGCESGWTLYLDQSSSSANECRRAGRVVDEDCGRKNAEVGQQDEEEDLSMVSDASSGPPHFHEDENCFSQAAKKSQKKKIKDPCTKQQHSSLDDTASSPVLSFSKKKFSPTSDQGSMEHGLDFSQGFSATHFKGKSAFQKHIGFFKSSFADKPPSDQPGGCEGREWE, via the exons ATGAACATATCAGCATCTCAATGCAGTAGTGGGTGTGAATCTGGTTGGACTCTGTACTTAGATCAATCCTCCAGCTCTGCAAACGAATGCCGGAGAGCTGGGAGAGTTGTTGATGAAGATTGTGGAAGAAAAAATGCAGAAGTGGGTCAGCAAGATGAAGAAGAGGATCTATCCATGGTCTCTGATGCATCATCCGGGCCTCCACATTTCCATGAAGATGAAAACTGCTTTTCCCAAGCAGCCAAGAAGAGCCAAAAGAAAAAGATCAAAGACCCCTGCACCAAACAGCAGCATTCCTCGCTTGATGACACTGCTAGTTCCCCTGTATTAAGCTTTTCCAAG AAGAAGTTTTCTCCTACCAGTGATCAAGGTTCAATGGAGCATGGCTTGGATTTCTCACAGGGCTTTTCTGCAACACATTTTAAA GGGAAATCTGCATTTCAGAAGCATATTGGTTTCTTCAAATCCTCATTTGCAGACAAACCACCTTCAGACCAACCAG GTGGCTGTGAAGGAAGAGAGTGGGAATGA